The Lysobacter enzymogenes genome window below encodes:
- a CDS encoding DUF2145 domain-containing protein: protein MTATMLAAALALLPAQGRAGTACSDEPMAPRKLADAAQTALTVADALDRRDAPLALVARVGTDLSAQGLVYSHVGFVVRDHPAGRWTAVHLLNECGSDRSNLYAQGLVNFFADDLVNQDARIVWLEPALAQRLADRLRALPQGALHQPHYNLIARPGSADYQNSTAWVLETVGAALAQTPAADRIAAFAAAQRDGFRADRVRIPYSKRVLGGLFSANVAFTDHPVGTRLGGDYPVVTVRSIVDYLDRSGHVQAQREWRNGRAMETLGAL from the coding sequence ATGACCGCGACGATGCTGGCGGCGGCGCTGGCGCTGCTGCCCGCACAAGGACGTGCGGGCACCGCTTGCAGCGACGAGCCGATGGCGCCGCGCAAGCTCGCCGACGCCGCGCAGACCGCGCTGACCGTGGCCGATGCGCTGGACCGGCGCGATGCGCCGCTGGCGCTGGTGGCGCGGGTCGGCACCGACCTGTCGGCGCAAGGCCTGGTCTACAGCCACGTCGGCTTCGTCGTGCGCGACCATCCGGCCGGGCGCTGGACCGCGGTGCATCTGCTCAACGAATGCGGCAGCGACCGTTCCAATCTGTACGCACAGGGCCTGGTCAATTTCTTCGCCGACGATCTGGTCAACCAGGACGCGCGCATCGTCTGGCTGGAGCCGGCGCTGGCGCAACGTCTGGCCGACCGCCTGCGCGCGTTGCCGCAGGGCGCGCTGCATCAGCCGCACTACAACCTGATCGCGCGGCCCGGCAGCGCCGATTACCAGAACTCGACCGCGTGGGTGCTGGAAACCGTCGGCGCGGCGCTGGCGCAGACGCCGGCGGCCGACCGCATTGCCGCGTTCGCCGCGGCGCAGCGCGACGGCTTCCGCGCCGACCGCGTGCGCATCCCCTATTCCAAGCGCGTGCTCGGCGGCTTGTTCAGCGCCAATGTCGCGTTCACCGACCACCCGGTCGGCACCCGGCTCGGCGGCGACTATCCGGTGGTGACGGTGCGTTCGATCGTCGACTACCTCGACCGCAGCGGCCACGTGCAGGCGCAGCGGGAATGGCGCAACGGGCGGGCGATGGAGACCTTGGGCGCGTTGTAG
- a CDS encoding SRPBCC family protein gives MLPIDAYRPANFPVCPPTPPPADPRAPGLNPVKADAGPNQFEIGVQGPDPDLAVGGSHDQQEHQRDALLALATRGFASYLTGHTPGTPRYPSDGDVSNILRDLQPNPPIGEVGREVTRAVYQSDIPNATPQEAYDHFVQNPDQVFGAGGMEIRPPAQRLEDGGRYMLETGGPPPTWLPVEIRLDDSAHAITINTLDGHVLRGTQTFTFTENCNGGTTLTQDASFQASTPLVGDIQELASVSGGQHNAWENAHREIYGQFNGDQGYTGIGTSAVSPDLIKGWGQMLLTIASDPGNFTDVLIDSGGELANETIDQWGGWAGDAMDWAGIPGGGVVRDVTDTIGDGLSAGADKAGDFVEGVVDFVF, from the coding sequence ATGCTGCCCATCGACGCCTACCGCCCCGCCAACTTCCCCGTCTGCCCGCCGACGCCGCCGCCGGCCGACCCGCGCGCGCCCGGGCTCAATCCGGTCAAGGCCGACGCCGGCCCGAACCAGTTCGAAATCGGCGTGCAGGGCCCCGATCCCGACCTCGCCGTCGGCGGCAGCCACGACCAGCAGGAACACCAGCGCGACGCGCTGCTGGCGCTGGCCACGCGCGGCTTCGCCAGCTATCTGACCGGCCACACGCCGGGCACGCCGCGCTATCCCAGCGACGGCGACGTCAGCAACATCCTGCGCGACCTGCAGCCGAACCCGCCGATCGGCGAGGTCGGCCGCGAAGTGACCCGCGCGGTGTACCAGAGCGATATCCCCAACGCCACGCCGCAGGAAGCCTACGACCACTTCGTGCAGAACCCCGACCAGGTGTTCGGCGCCGGCGGCATGGAAATCCGCCCGCCGGCGCAGCGCCTGGAAGACGGCGGCCGCTACATGCTCGAAACCGGCGGCCCGCCGCCGACCTGGCTGCCGGTCGAGATCCGCCTCGACGACAGCGCCCACGCCATCACCATCAACACCCTCGACGGCCACGTGCTGCGCGGCACCCAGACCTTCACCTTCACCGAGAACTGCAACGGCGGAACCACCCTGACCCAGGACGCCAGCTTCCAGGCCAGCACCCCGCTGGTCGGCGACATCCAGGAACTGGCTTCGGTCTCCGGCGGCCAGCACAACGCGTGGGAGAACGCCCACCGCGAGATCTACGGCCAGTTCAACGGCGACCAGGGCTACACCGGCATCGGCACCTCGGCGGTGAGCCCGGACCTGATCAAGGGCTGGGGCCAGATGCTGCTCACCATCGCCTCCGACCCCGGCAACTTCACCGATGTGCTGATCGACAGCGGCGGCGAACTCGCCAACGAGACCATCGACCAGTGGGGCGGCTGGGCCGGCGACGCCATGGACTGGGCCGGCATCCCCGGCGGCGGCGTGGTGCGCGACGTCACCGACACCATCGGCGACGGCCTCAGCGCCGGCGCCGACAAGGCCGGCGACTTCGTCGAGGGCGTGGTCGACTTCGTGTTCTGA
- a CDS encoding acylphosphatase — protein sequence MAAARFYVAGKVQGVWFRASTREQAVALELRGYANNLRDGRVEVLAVGDEAAVERLAEWLRQGPPNSRVDRVEREPAGEGEAGDGFVCG from the coding sequence ATGGCCGCAGCGCGCTTCTACGTCGCCGGCAAGGTACAGGGCGTGTGGTTCCGTGCAAGTACCCGCGAGCAGGCCGTGGCGCTGGAGCTGCGCGGTTACGCCAACAACCTGCGCGACGGCCGGGTCGAAGTGTTGGCGGTCGGCGACGAGGCGGCGGTCGAGCGTCTGGCCGAGTGGCTGCGGCAGGGGCCGCCGAATTCGCGGGTGGATCGGGTCGAACGCGAGCCGGCCGGCGAAGGCGAGGCGGGGGACGGCTTCGTCTGCGGCTGA
- a CDS encoding TlpA family protein disulfide reductase gives MISTARPRRALPLLAVAIAATLLGACQKSDDPRTVDRTDEIKRADAERIAAQAAAPAPADKPADTPAASDVPELRIATLDGKTYDLAEHRGKWVVVNFWATWCAPCIKEMPELSALDAMREHIEVIGLAYEEIDKADMEAFLKQHPVSYPIAVVDVADPPKSFDTPKGLPMTYLIAPDGKVAEKFLGPIDAKKLEEAIAKAGGPKPGEKAPPVEASKGGASAGHT, from the coding sequence ATGATTTCCACCGCCCGCCCCCGCCGCGCGCTGCCGCTGCTCGCCGTCGCGATCGCCGCGACGCTGCTCGGCGCCTGCCAGAAATCCGACGACCCCCGGACGGTCGACCGGACCGACGAGATCAAGCGCGCCGACGCCGAGCGCATCGCCGCGCAAGCCGCCGCGCCGGCGCCCGCCGACAAGCCGGCCGACACGCCCGCCGCGTCCGATGTTCCCGAACTGCGCATCGCCACCCTCGACGGCAAGACCTACGACCTGGCCGAACACCGCGGCAAATGGGTGGTGGTGAACTTCTGGGCCACCTGGTGCGCGCCGTGCATCAAGGAAATGCCCGAGCTGTCGGCGCTCGACGCGATGCGCGAGCACATCGAGGTGATCGGCCTGGCCTACGAGGAAATCGACAAGGCCGACATGGAGGCCTTCCTCAAGCAGCATCCGGTGTCGTATCCGATCGCGGTGGTCGACGTGGCCGATCCGCCGAAGTCGTTCGACACGCCGAAGGGGCTGCCGATGACGTATCTGATCGCGCCCGACGGCAAGGTCGCGGAGAAATTCCTCGGGCCAATCGATGCGAAGAAGCTTGAGGAGGCCATCGCCAAGGCTGGCGGGCCGAAGCCGGGCGAGAAGGCGCCGCCGGTTGAGGCAAGCAAGGGTGGAGCGAGCGCAGGCCACACCTGA
- a CDS encoding YihY family inner membrane protein: MEPLDSIYRWSDRVRDRARVDTFFRFLARRFLDDNLFQAAGALSYTTVFALVPLSMVVFGVLSAFPMFGEWSDKLSDYIFSNFVPSAARSVESYLKQFSANAGQLTAAGVIALVVSLLITLNGVEAAFNRIWRVHSARPRIGRFLIYWTVLTLGALLAAASLATSARFFALGVFATEPGRWLESLLLRGAPMALEWLAFAAIYVVVPHRTVKWRHAVAGAFLAMVLFELVKGGIGLYLGSFGSYSKIYGTLAFVPIFLLWIYLSWIAVLLGASLASSIAAFRYQPAAMRLPLGFEMYGLLRLLARFAEARKRGSGLHIDDIQQLEPMLTDSLVQQMLEQLGDISVVRRAESGEWLLARDLDDLSLGELYEACNLRIPIAEAMLPCRDDSLGQSAVAAMDELRVPLRALMKRRVSSIHAEEDAP; the protein is encoded by the coding sequence ATGGAGCCATTGGATTCGATCTACCGCTGGAGCGACCGCGTGCGCGACCGCGCGCGCGTTGACACGTTCTTCCGCTTTCTCGCCCGCCGCTTCCTCGACGACAACCTGTTCCAGGCCGCCGGCGCGCTGTCCTACACCACCGTGTTCGCGCTGGTGCCGCTGTCGATGGTGGTGTTCGGCGTGCTGTCCGCGTTCCCGATGTTCGGCGAATGGAGCGACAAGCTCAGCGACTACATCTTCTCCAACTTCGTGCCGTCGGCGGCGCGCTCGGTGGAGTCCTACCTCAAGCAGTTCTCGGCCAACGCCGGCCAGCTCACCGCCGCCGGCGTGATCGCCCTGGTGGTGTCGCTGCTGATCACACTCAACGGCGTGGAAGCGGCGTTCAACCGGATCTGGCGCGTGCATTCCGCGCGCCCGCGCATCGGCCGCTTCCTGATCTACTGGACCGTGCTGACCCTCGGCGCGCTGCTGGCCGCGGCCAGCCTGGCGACCTCGGCGCGGTTCTTCGCCCTGGGCGTGTTCGCCACCGAGCCCGGCCGCTGGCTCGAAAGCCTGCTGCTGCGCGGCGCGCCGATGGCGCTGGAGTGGCTGGCGTTCGCGGCGATTTATGTCGTCGTGCCGCACCGCACGGTGAAGTGGCGCCACGCCGTAGCCGGCGCGTTCCTGGCGATGGTGCTGTTCGAACTGGTCAAGGGCGGCATCGGCCTGTACCTGGGCAGCTTCGGCTCGTATTCGAAGATCTACGGCACCCTGGCGTTCGTGCCGATCTTCCTGCTGTGGATCTACCTGAGCTGGATCGCGGTGCTGCTGGGCGCCTCGCTGGCGTCCTCGATCGCCGCGTTCCGCTACCAGCCGGCCGCGATGCGGCTGCCGCTGGGCTTCGAAATGTACGGCCTGCTGCGCCTGCTGGCCCGCTTCGCCGAGGCGCGCAAGCGCGGCAGCGGGCTGCACATCGACGACATCCAGCAGCTCGAGCCGATGCTGACCGATTCGCTGGTCCAGCAGATGCTGGAACAGCTCGGCGACATCAGCGTGGTGCGGCGCGCCGAGAGCGGCGAATGGCTGCTGGCGCGCGATCTCGACGACCTGTCGCTGGGCGAACTGTACGAAGCCTGCAACCTGCGCATTCCCATCGCCGAAGCGATGCTGCCCTGCCGCGACGACTCGCTCGGCCAGTCGGCGGTGGCGGCGATGGACGAACTGCGCGTACCGCTGCGCGCGCTGATGAAGCGGCGCGTGTCCAGCATCCATGCCGAGGAGGACGCACCATGA
- the wrbA gene encoding NAD(P)H:quinone oxidoreductase codes for MTEVLVLYYSRGGSVARLARQIARGIGEVEGVSARLRTVPPVAAVTQTAAPPVPEDGAPYVEARDLEECAGLVLGSPTRFGNMAAPVKHWLDGLGAQWASGTLVGKPAAVFTSTATQHGGQESTLLSMMVPLLHHGCVLLGIPYTEPALSHTRGGGTPYGASHVAGAQDDPTLSDDEAALARALGRRVAALTAKVSR; via the coding sequence ATGACCGAAGTGTTGGTGCTCTACTACAGCCGCGGCGGTTCCGTCGCCCGCCTCGCCCGCCAGATCGCGCGCGGCATCGGCGAAGTCGAGGGCGTGAGCGCGCGCCTGCGCACGGTGCCGCCGGTCGCCGCCGTCACCCAGACCGCCGCGCCGCCGGTGCCCGAGGACGGCGCGCCGTACGTCGAGGCGCGCGACCTGGAGGAATGCGCCGGCCTGGTGCTCGGCAGCCCGACCCGCTTCGGCAACATGGCCGCGCCGGTCAAGCACTGGCTCGACGGCCTCGGCGCGCAATGGGCCAGCGGCACCCTGGTCGGCAAGCCGGCGGCGGTGTTCACCTCGACCGCGACCCAGCACGGCGGCCAGGAATCGACCCTGCTGAGCATGATGGTGCCGCTGCTGCACCACGGCTGCGTCCTCCTCGGCATCCCCTACACCGAGCCGGCGCTGAGCCACACCCGCGGCGGCGGCACGCCCTACGGCGCCAGCCACGTCGCCGGCGCCCAGGACGACCCGACCCTCAGCGACGACGAGGCCGCGCTGGCGCGCGCGCTCGGCCGCCGGGTCGCGGCGCTGACCGCGAAGGTGAGCCGGTGA
- a CDS encoding DUF2069 domain-containing protein: MSAAGSGSGAGAAPTPPAPRPRPQWVLLGCLVALSALFALWYLLPGQHWIAGLTVFVLPPALLAVGVALRSRLAAYWAGVLALFWFCHGVMLAWSSPDERLYAWIELILALAVIFSANLAGMKARLGRKRG; the protein is encoded by the coding sequence GTGAGCGCGGCGGGCTCCGGTTCTGGCGCGGGCGCCGCCCCGACGCCGCCCGCGCCGCGGCCGCGCCCGCAGTGGGTCCTGCTGGGCTGCCTGGTCGCCCTGAGCGCCCTGTTCGCGCTGTGGTACCTGCTGCCGGGCCAGCACTGGATCGCCGGGCTGACCGTGTTCGTGCTGCCGCCGGCGCTGCTGGCCGTCGGCGTGGCCCTGCGCAGCCGGCTCGCGGCCTATTGGGCCGGGGTGCTGGCGCTGTTCTGGTTCTGCCACGGGGTCATGCTGGCCTGGTCGTCGCCGGACGAACGGCTGTACGCCTGGATCGAGCTGATCCTGGCCCTGGCGGTGATCTTCTCGGCGAATCTGGCCGGGATGAAGGCGCGGCTCGGGCGCAAGCGCGGCTGA
- a CDS encoding asparaginase domain-containing protein — MDKLCIVTTGGTIDKIYFDDKSDYQIGEPQIGHILEELGVGFRYSVIPIIRKDSLHITQGDRELIRATIAAQDARHVLVTHGTDSMVETAKVLATIADKTIVLTGALNPARFRGSDAEFNIGTAVGAVQSLPPGVYIAMNGRIWDPAKVRKNVEANRFEAI, encoded by the coding sequence ATGGACAAGCTCTGCATCGTCACCACCGGCGGCACGATCGACAAGATCTACTTCGACGACAAGTCGGACTACCAGATCGGCGAACCGCAGATCGGCCACATCCTCGAGGAGCTCGGCGTCGGCTTCCGCTACAGCGTCATCCCGATCATCCGCAAGGATTCGCTGCACATCACCCAGGGCGACCGCGAGCTGATCCGCGCGACCATCGCCGCGCAGGACGCGCGCCACGTGCTGGTCACCCACGGCACCGACAGCATGGTCGAGACCGCCAAGGTGCTGGCGACGATCGCCGACAAGACCATCGTCCTGACCGGCGCGCTGAACCCGGCGCGGTTCCGCGGCTCGGACGCCGAATTCAACATCGGCACCGCGGTCGGCGCGGTGCAGTCGCTGCCGCCGGGCGTGTACATCGCCATGAACGGGCGAATCTGGGATCCGGCCAAGGTCCGCAAGAACGTCGAGGCCAACCGCTTCGAAGCGATCTGA
- a CDS encoding M20/M25/M40 family metallo-hydrolase yields MNPQSASPHARSRRLIAASLSLALAAALAPAYAQNHDHAHALAAGEDPFKPVYIVTSRETFDAGAKTLAKNSTGLSNAVGKPLVIAELKTHQLPDLIRHVHENEKRCGGYFAFDSRQEAEAFVKADRSREAIDSKFATYTVDNQATVNPWLSQVSEANIRGTISHLSTQYPNRYYSSTHGRTSATWIKDTWLALGNGRSDVSAELFTGCSTCSTQPSAILTIQGSELPNEVVVLGAHLDSISSSGSGDAMNAPGADDDASGIATLTEVLRVALASGYKPKRTIKFMGYAAEEVGLRGSKAIATDFQNRGVNVVGVLQLDMTNYRNGGANPVRLVTDYSNSSLQQFLRDLHATYLGGTLGSYTCGYGCSDHASWTSAGFPAAIYFESGTSSGGYSPYIHSPSDTLANMGNSATNSVPFAKLGLAFLGELGKTAGSGPGPGPGTQTYSNETDYAINDNATVDSPISVSGRTGNAPSNAQVSVNILHTYRGDLKVDLVAPDGSLYNISNYAGGSADNLSGTFTFNLSSEALNGTWKLRVNDNANGDTGRIDKWSITF; encoded by the coding sequence ATGAATCCGCAATCCGCTTCCCCGCACGCCCGGTCCCGACGCCTCATCGCCGCCTCGCTGTCGCTCGCGCTCGCCGCGGCGCTCGCGCCCGCGTACGCGCAGAACCACGATCACGCCCATGCGCTCGCCGCCGGCGAGGATCCGTTCAAGCCGGTCTACATCGTCACCTCGCGCGAAACCTTCGACGCCGGCGCCAAGACCCTGGCCAAGAACTCCACCGGCTTGAGCAACGCGGTCGGCAAGCCGCTGGTGATCGCCGAGCTCAAGACCCATCAGCTGCCGGACCTGATCCGCCACGTCCACGAAAACGAGAAGCGCTGCGGCGGCTACTTCGCCTTCGACAGCCGCCAGGAAGCCGAGGCCTTCGTCAAGGCCGACCGCAGCCGGGAGGCCATCGACAGCAAGTTCGCGACCTACACCGTCGACAACCAGGCCACGGTCAATCCGTGGCTGAGCCAGGTCAGCGAAGCCAACATCCGCGGCACCATCAGCCATCTGTCGACCCAGTACCCGAACCGCTACTACTCCTCGACCCACGGCCGCACCTCGGCGACCTGGATCAAGGACACCTGGCTGGCGCTCGGCAACGGCCGCAGCGACGTCAGCGCCGAGCTGTTCACCGGTTGCAGCACCTGTTCGACCCAGCCGTCGGCGATCCTCACCATCCAGGGCAGCGAGCTGCCGAACGAAGTGGTGGTGCTCGGCGCGCACCTGGACTCGATCTCCAGCAGCGGCAGCGGCGATGCGATGAATGCGCCGGGCGCCGACGACGACGCGTCCGGCATCGCCACCCTGACCGAAGTGCTGCGCGTGGCCCTGGCCAGCGGCTACAAGCCCAAGCGCACGATCAAGTTCATGGGCTACGCCGCCGAGGAAGTCGGCCTGCGCGGCTCCAAGGCCATCGCCACCGACTTCCAGAACCGCGGCGTCAACGTGGTCGGCGTGCTGCAGCTCGACATGACCAACTACCGCAACGGCGGCGCCAACCCGGTGCGTTTGGTCACCGACTACTCCAACTCGTCGTTGCAGCAGTTCCTGCGCGATCTGCATGCGACGTATCTGGGCGGCACGCTCGGCAGCTACACCTGCGGTTACGGTTGTTCCGACCACGCCTCGTGGACCTCGGCGGGTTTCCCGGCGGCGATCTACTTCGAGAGCGGCACCTCCAGCGGCGGCTATTCGCCGTACATCCACTCGCCGTCGGACACGCTGGCGAACATGGGCAATTCGGCGACCAACAGCGTGCCGTTCGCCAAGCTCGGCCTGGCCTTCCTCGGCGAACTCGGCAAGACCGCCGGCAGCGGCCCGGGGCCGGGTCCGGGCACCCAGACCTACAGCAACGAGACCGACTACGCGATCAACGACAACGCCACGGTCGACAGCCCGATCAGCGTTTCCGGCCGCACCGGCAACGCGCCGAGCAACGCGCAGGTCAGCGTCAACATCCTGCACACCTACCGCGGCGACCTGAAGGTCGACTTGGTCGCGCCGGACGGTTCGCTCTACAACATCAGCAACTACGCCGGCGGCAGCGCCGACAACCTCAGCGGCACCTTCACCTTCAACCTGTCCAGCGAAGCGCTCAACGGCACCTGGAAGCTGCGGGTCAACGACAACGCCAACGGCGACACCGGCCGCATCGACAAGTGGAGCATCACCTTCTGA
- a CDS encoding calcium-binding protein, which produces MDTMQDQAPGVPGQNHVRGTGGDDTVVGSQGDDILDAGAGSDTLEGGDGRDWLVGGIGADILVGGTGNDVLDGGYDTDGDTFRFEAGFGQDIIRNRRWKDPANGVEAIEFGAGISTADIQVARMGSALILTVAGTADSITIEDHFVTTMDYNFQIDEVRFADGTVWTAADLIERMPGPSEQRDIITLGDGDDAISALAGNDEVLAGDGNDTVLGGDGNDFVDGGAGDDTLAGGNGDDGLNGGAGNDHLQGGAGNDSLTDYDNGDDRLNGGTGNDYMQGGDGNDTYRFDKSFGSDTVYEWRHAGSQARNSVEFGVGIKPADIIVRRDGEGLTLSLAGASDTVRFQNYFIDTFDETFQIASVRFADGTVWNESDLLSRLPGASAGDDVLSGASGNDTIDGLDGDDLLLGQAGDDTLRGGNGGDVLWGGDGNDRLEGGAGGDVLRAGAGADLLIGGDGDDRMEGGYDDDSDAFRFGPRFGQSEIVNARSGTANSVDAIEFAAGIAAADVKAMRKGDSLVLTARATGDTITVHGQFGEGQAPSDGQRIDEVRFADGTVWSLTDLADMLQVASAQDDGLSLGDDDDVVDAMAGNDHVYAHGGDDIVLGGAGDDVLHGGSGYDNLAGGLGNDTLDGGDGNDTLLGGAGNDALQGGMGDDRLNGGAGNDVLSGYAGADIYRFDRGFGNDTIVDFNDGTFGMMDTIEFGTGIKAADIAVQRRDDALVFALAGSTDTVTIERFFTRHPNPDKQYGRVRFADGTTWYESELLARLPAPSAGDDLLYGAGGRDTIDALGGNDTVYGREGDDILRGGAGDDFLIGGEGNNQLDGGADNDRLEGGSGDDILNGGAGNDLLYGYAGKDTYRFDLGFGQDILYDQYILSDRDGETSTIEFGAGIAAADIEVRQAGNDLVLARVGSTDTVTVVEQFSRWNGGLQSGVYGVDTIRFGDGTVWNRADVYARLVAPGGNGELAGLIQTMADFGGTEPMPLHSQASFDSCALAIPLA; this is translated from the coding sequence ATGGACACGATGCAAGACCAGGCGCCGGGCGTACCGGGCCAGAACCATGTGCGCGGAACCGGCGGCGACGACACCGTCGTCGGTTCGCAGGGCGACGACATTCTCGACGCCGGCGCCGGCAGCGACACGCTCGAAGGCGGCGACGGCCGGGACTGGCTCGTAGGCGGCATCGGCGCCGACATCCTCGTCGGCGGAACCGGCAACGATGTGTTGGACGGCGGCTACGACACCGACGGCGACACGTTCCGGTTCGAAGCCGGATTCGGACAGGACATCATCCGCAATCGACGTTGGAAAGACCCCGCCAATGGCGTGGAAGCGATCGAGTTCGGCGCGGGGATTTCGACCGCCGACATCCAGGTCGCCCGGATGGGCAGCGCGCTGATCCTCACGGTGGCCGGCACCGCGGACTCGATAACGATCGAGGACCACTTCGTCACCACGATGGACTACAACTTTCAGATCGACGAAGTCCGCTTCGCCGACGGCACCGTGTGGACCGCAGCGGATCTGATCGAACGGATGCCGGGTCCGTCCGAGCAGCGGGACATCATCACGCTCGGCGACGGCGACGATGCCATCAGCGCGCTCGCAGGCAACGACGAAGTGCTCGCGGGCGACGGCAACGACACCGTGCTCGGCGGCGACGGCAACGACTTTGTCGACGGCGGGGCCGGCGATGACACGCTCGCCGGCGGCAACGGCGACGACGGCCTCAACGGCGGCGCGGGCAACGACCACCTGCAGGGCGGCGCCGGCAACGACAGCCTGACGGACTACGACAACGGCGACGACCGCTTGAACGGCGGAACCGGCAACGACTACATGCAAGGCGGAGACGGCAACGATACCTATCGTTTCGACAAGAGCTTCGGCAGCGACACCGTCTACGAATGGCGGCACGCCGGCAGTCAAGCGCGCAACAGCGTCGAATTCGGCGTCGGCATCAAGCCCGCCGACATCATCGTGCGGCGCGACGGCGAGGGCCTGACCCTGAGTCTGGCCGGCGCCAGCGATACGGTGCGGTTCCAGAACTACTTCATCGATACGTTCGACGAGACCTTCCAGATCGCCAGCGTGCGCTTCGCCGACGGCACCGTCTGGAACGAATCCGACCTGCTGTCGCGCCTGCCGGGCGCGAGCGCCGGCGACGACGTGCTGTCCGGCGCGTCCGGCAACGACACGATCGATGGCCTCGACGGCGACGACCTGCTGCTCGGCCAGGCCGGCGACGACACCTTGCGCGGCGGCAACGGCGGCGACGTGCTGTGGGGCGGCGACGGCAACGACCGGCTCGAAGGCGGCGCGGGCGGCGACGTGCTGCGCGCGGGCGCGGGCGCCGACCTGTTGATCGGCGGCGACGGCGACGACCGCATGGAAGGCGGCTACGACGACGACAGCGACGCGTTCCGGTTCGGGCCGCGCTTCGGCCAGAGCGAGATCGTCAACGCGCGGTCGGGCACGGCGAACAGCGTGGACGCGATCGAGTTCGCCGCCGGCATCGCGGCGGCCGACGTCAAGGCGATGCGCAAGGGCGATTCGCTGGTGCTGACGGCGCGGGCGACCGGCGACACGATCACGGTGCATGGGCAGTTCGGCGAGGGCCAGGCGCCCAGCGACGGCCAGCGCATCGACGAAGTCCGCTTCGCCGACGGTACCGTGTGGAGCCTGACGGACCTGGCCGACATGCTGCAGGTCGCCAGCGCCCAGGACGACGGCCTGTCGCTCGGCGACGACGACGACGTGGTCGATGCGATGGCCGGCAACGACCATGTGTACGCGCACGGCGGCGACGACATCGTGCTCGGCGGCGCCGGCGACGACGTCCTGCACGGCGGCAGCGGCTACGACAACCTCGCCGGCGGCCTCGGCAACGACACGCTCGACGGCGGCGACGGCAACGACACTCTGCTCGGCGGCGCCGGCAACGATGCCTTGCAGGGCGGCATGGGCGACGACCGCCTCAACGGCGGCGCCGGCAACGACGTGCTGAGCGGATACGCCGGCGCCGACATCTACCGTTTCGACCGAGGCTTCGGCAACGATACGATCGTCGACTTCAACGACGGCACCTTCGGCATGATGGACACGATCGAATTCGGCACCGGCATCAAGGCCGCCGACATCGCGGTGCAGCGTCGCGACGATGCGCTCGTGTTCGCGTTGGCGGGCAGCACCGACACCGTGACGATCGAGCGTTTCTTCACCCGGCACCCCAACCCCGACAAGCAGTACGGCCGCGTCCGCTTCGCCGACGGCACCACTTGGTACGAATCCGAGCTGCTGGCGCGTCTGCCCGCCCCAAGCGCAGGCGACGACCTGCTTTACGGCGCCGGCGGCCGGGACACGATCGATGCCCTCGGCGGCAACGACACGGTCTACGGCCGGGAGGGCGACGACATCCTGCGCGGCGGCGCCGGCGACGACTTCCTGATCGGCGGAGAGGGCAACAATCAGCTGGACGGCGGCGCCGACAATGATCGACTTGAGGGAGGGTCGGGAGACGACATCCTCAACGGCGGCGCGGGCAACGACTTGCTGTACGGCTATGCGGGCAAGGACACTTATCGTTTCGACTTGGGGTTCGGCCAAGACATCCTCTACGACCAGTACATACTTTCTGACCGCGACGGCGAGACCAGCACGATCGAATTCGGCGCCGGCATCGCCGCGGCCGATATCGAGGTGCGGCAAGCAGGTAACGATCTAGTACTGGCGAGGGTCGGCAGCACCGACACGGTGACGGTGGTGGAACAGTTCAGCCGATGGAACGGCGGCCTCCAAAGCGGCGTCTACGGCGTCGACACGATCCGCTTCGGCGACGGCACGGTCTGGAACCGCGCCGACGTCTACGCGCGGCTCGTCGCACCCGGTGGCAACGGCGAACTGGCGGGCCTGATCCAGACGATGGCCGACTTCGGCGGTACGGAGCCGATGCCGCTGCACTCGCAGGCGTCGTTCGACAGCTGCGCGCTGGCGATTCCGCTGGCCTGA